CCCCGGCAATGTGCTGTACGCCCGACTTCCACAACACGCGTTCGAAATTGAGCATGCCATCGAGCCGCACGCGCTCCGAACGTTCACGCTCGTGGCGTTTTTTGAGCGATACATAAATTTGTTGGGCGCCCTGCCGGCGATCGCGGCGCAACGCCTGCAGGACATGGCCAGACACCGGCGCATCGTCGAGCAGAAAACGATTACGAATTTCTTGAATCGAAAGTTTGTCGAGATCGAGCGCCATACGCCGGCAACGAGGAAACGATGGCGCATCTTATAACGCAGCTGGATATGACGTGCAATCGACAGGAATCCAAACCAGCGGCTCCTCCCGGCAACACACGCTAAAAAAGTGGCGAAAATCCCGGCACTTTTTCCGCGGCGCGTAGCATCGTCCAATAGAGCTGAACCTTGCGCCATTCGTCGGGCTGCGCATGGTCTTTCGGTCCGAACGTAACGATCGGCCGGCCGTCTTGTCCACGTACGGCACGGCCCTTGGCATCGCGCTGGATAGTGTATTCGTAGACATAAGGCGTACCGTGTTTCACTTGCTGGTAAGCATGGGCACCCACATCTTCGGCAAAACGACGCGACCAAACAGCGGCCATGATTTCACTGTTGATGGCCATGCTAATGGGATCGAGATTGTAGGTCCCGACCAACGCCACCTGATCGTCGAACACGGTCAACTTCGAGTGCACGGTGTGCGGCTTGCCCGAAACAAAAATGCGCAAACCCGGTACATTCGCCAGCAACTCCGGCCACTGCTCCATAAAGAACGCCTGACTGAGCGCATTGTCGCTGGAGATCGGGCTATTAGGCGGAAGCTTTTCTAAGTCTTTGCGCCACGACAAACCCAGCGCCTCGATCCGACGCGCGCTGTACCGGATGAAATAACTGATATCGAGCGATTCATGAGCACTGGCGAGCAAGCGCCAGCGCGCCGCCCAGGCATCGGGATTTTGCGGAAGCAACGTTAATGCCGTGTGCTCACCGCCGGTGGGTGGCAACGATTCGAAGGCGGCGCGTAGGCTCATACCGGGACGATAAGGTCCGAGGTTCGTCAATACCGGTGCGGCAGGTGCAGGTGCTGTGCTATTAATGAGTTTATCACTTGCACTTCGAGCGGCACGAGGTTAAGAGACCCTAGGATCGCAGTCATGCGTGCGATCGGCGGAAAAAAATGCACGCCGCTGTGTCATTTCCGTCGGCACGGCATTGAAATCGCCCAAGACAACCGTAGTCCGCTGCGGATCGACGAATCGTTTTAGAAGATGCGCCGCCTGCGCTTCGCGCTCGGGCAACACGAATGCATCGAGGTGAGTAACGACGATATCGATTTCTTGTCCGTGAAAATCGATCGTGAACTTAATTAACCCACGTGCTTCGCGTACGATCCGATTGACAACACCGGTCGCTCGCAGGGGCGGCATATCCGCCGTCGCCGCCGGTATACCACATCGGGAGGTATCGTCGTAATTGCAGGCGGTCGCCGCCAACACCGGATGCCGCACCAGCGCGGCGTTGCCGAAACGCACTTCGAACCTGGCGGTATCGCGATGCCAAGTTTCACCGTAAATCACTTGATAGTGCTCACCGCTTTTTTCTTTGAGCAAACGGGCGAGGAACTGCGCCTGATCGAAGCTGCCGCTGCGCCGCGCCGAAAAATCCACCTCATTCAATGCAATCACATCCACCGGCGCCGACGCCTGCGCGGTTATTGCCTCGGCGATGCCGCGTAGATGTTTTTCGACGGTGGCACGCGACTGATAAAACGCATGCTTCAGGCCGAGACCACTGTGAATGTTGTAAGTGGCAGTACGCAACGTCGGGAACGACGACACCGCAGTGAGTTCTGCATTACCGCTATCGTCCTGCACGATCCATGGCGCACCGGCATTCGCACAAACGGCGGACGCGACGCGACTACCGAAGCCGCTGCCCGCTTCGAGAAACGAACAGGCGATACACAAGAGCGTCAACACCGTAACGAAGGAAGTTTTCAGGTAGGTACACAATGCGTTTAAACAATAGTTGCGATGGTACTGACTGTCGAGCATCACTGACCGCAAAT
This window of the Gammaproteobacteria bacterium genome carries:
- a CDS encoding phospholipase D family protein, translated to MSLRAAFESLPPTGGEHTALTLLPQNPDAWAARWRLLASAHESLDISYFIRYSARRIEALGLSWRKDLEKLPPNSPISSDNALSQAFFMEQWPELLANVPGLRIFVSGKPHTVHSKLTVFDDQVALVGTYNLDPISMAINSEIMAAVWSRRFAEDVGAHAYQQVKHGTPYVYEYTIQRDAKGRAVRGQDGRPIVTFGPKDHAQPDEWRKVQLYWTMLRAAEKVPGFSPLF
- a CDS encoding endonuclease/exonuclease/phosphatase family protein gives rise to the protein MMLDSQYHRNYCLNALCTYLKTSFVTVLTLLCIACSFLEAGSGFGSRVASAVCANAGAPWIVQDDSGNAELTAVSSFPTLRTATYNIHSGLGLKHAFYQSRATVEKHLRGIAEAITAQASAPVDVIALNEVDFSARRSGSFDQAQFLARLLKEKSGEHYQVIYGETWHRDTARFEVRFGNAALVRHPVLAATACNYDDTSRCGIPAATADMPPLRATGVVNRIVREARGLIKFTIDFHGQEIDIVVTHLDAFVLPEREAQAAHLLKRFVDPQRTTVVLGDFNAVPTEMTQRRAFFSADRTHDCDPRVS